From the genome of Desulfobotulus mexicanus, one region includes:
- a CDS encoding DUF1538 domain-containing protein translates to MEKERESVVRVKLRFQEKMGLLLPHVRKKIMEQVQAIALIVLYLVAFQTLVLGIPVAESATVALGIAIIVVGLAFFMEGLFLGLMPLGDAIGIRLPQKSGLGVILLFAFILGLGVTFAEPAIGVLQLTGAFIKAWDAPLLFLLLNKHAEALRHAVGVGVGLAVVLGMLRFMYQWSLKPFLYISVGFLLFFSLWSFYDANMHPLLSLAWDAGGATTGPVTVPLVLALGMGICRVVSRGGVDGGGFGVVTLASLIPVFTVLFLGLFFLPAVPSPMSQEAFFSSENREKVLFLFEDETDLRAYALKNASEASQLSLLGGREEMQAFLKTLQEDGELRRRIFGSNERSSLEKWAVSQGSPEQRMEIFGSSEAVRRAVAEYSGMAVRPDTGAFLLRNGIESVQAIVPLSLFLILVLVGWLREKLPRADEIVLGLFFATLGMFLFNVGIEMGLSRLGNQVGGALPASFKRIELVEQTRILPHFDEGLIHTALGPGGEKTRFFYANLNGGYVQVPFEKERLDAETGRYTFVPAKGPMFGHDGHPAGFIVVLLFAFVMGYGATLAEPALNALGLTVETLTVGAFRKSLLMQTVAVGVGIGISVGVVKIIWGVPLLYLIVPPYLLLLVLTWFSTEEFVNIGWDSAGVTTGPITVPLVLSMGLGISSQVGAVEGFGILACAFVYPIVCVLAVGLLIRMRKQAMLQSPVA, encoded by the coding sequence ATGGAAAAAGAAAGAGAGTCCGTGGTACGGGTGAAACTGCGTTTTCAGGAGAAGATGGGCCTTCTGCTTCCCCATGTGAGAAAAAAAATCATGGAGCAGGTGCAGGCCATAGCCCTCATTGTCCTTTATCTTGTGGCCTTTCAGACCCTTGTGCTGGGAATCCCCGTGGCGGAAAGCGCCACCGTGGCTTTGGGTATTGCCATCATCGTGGTGGGTTTAGCTTTTTTCATGGAGGGGCTGTTTCTGGGCCTAATGCCGCTGGGTGATGCCATTGGTATTCGCCTGCCCCAGAAATCGGGGCTTGGGGTGATTCTGCTCTTTGCCTTTATTCTTGGGCTGGGGGTTACCTTTGCCGAACCGGCCATTGGTGTGCTGCAGCTCACAGGAGCTTTTATCAAGGCCTGGGATGCTCCCCTTCTTTTTCTTCTTCTGAATAAGCATGCCGAAGCCCTGCGCCATGCGGTGGGGGTCGGTGTCGGGCTTGCCGTGGTGCTGGGGATGCTGCGTTTCATGTATCAGTGGTCACTGAAGCCTTTTTTGTATATCAGCGTAGGTTTCCTGCTTTTCTTTTCCCTCTGGTCTTTTTATGACGCCAACATGCATCCCCTTTTAAGTCTGGCCTGGGATGCGGGGGGAGCCACCACAGGGCCTGTGACAGTTCCCCTTGTGCTGGCCCTGGGAATGGGGATCTGCCGTGTGGTGAGCAGGGGAGGTGTCGATGGCGGTGGTTTCGGGGTGGTGACCCTGGCCTCTCTGATCCCTGTTTTTACGGTGCTCTTCCTTGGCCTTTTCTTTTTACCTGCCGTACCGTCTCCCATGTCCCAGGAGGCTTTTTTCAGCTCTGAAAACCGGGAAAAGGTGCTTTTTCTTTTTGAGGACGAGACTGACCTTCGGGCCTATGCCCTTAAAAACGCCAGCGAAGCCTCCCAGTTGAGTCTTCTGGGTGGGAGGGAAGAAATGCAGGCCTTTTTGAAGACCCTTCAGGAGGACGGGGAGTTGAGAAGGCGGATATTCGGAAGCAATGAGAGATCCTCATTGGAAAAGTGGGCCGTTTCCCAGGGCAGTCCGGAGCAGCGCATGGAGATTTTCGGGAGCAGTGAGGCCGTTCGCAGGGCCGTGGCCGAATATTCGGGGATGGCAGTGCGTCCGGATACGGGGGCTTTTCTGCTGCGTAACGGAATTGAGAGTGTACAGGCCATTGTTCCCCTTTCCCTCTTTCTGATTCTTGTACTGGTAGGCTGGCTCCGGGAAAAGCTTCCCCGTGCGGATGAAATTGTTCTGGGGCTGTTTTTTGCGACTTTGGGCATGTTTTTATTCAATGTGGGCATTGAGATGGGGCTTTCCCGGCTGGGTAATCAGGTGGGAGGCGCGCTTCCCGCATCCTTTAAGCGTATTGAGCTGGTGGAGCAGACCCGTATTCTGCCCCATTTTGATGAGGGCCTTATCCATACGGCTCTGGGGCCCGGGGGAGAAAAGACCCGTTTTTTCTATGCCAACCTCAACGGCGGCTATGTGCAGGTTCCCTTTGAAAAGGAGAGGCTGGATGCTGAAACCGGCCGTTATACCTTTGTGCCCGCAAAGGGACCTATGTTCGGGCATGATGGGCATCCTGCGGGATTCATTGTGGTGCTGCTCTTTGCCTTTGTCATGGGTTACGGGGCCACCCTTGCGGAACCCGCCCTAAATGCCCTCGGGCTGACGGTGGAGACTCTCACCGTTGGAGCCTTTAGAAAATCTTTGCTCATGCAGACAGTTGCTGTTGGTGTGGGGATTGGGATCAGCGTGGGTGTGGTGAAGATCATCTGGGGGGTTCCCCTCCTCTATCTTATTGTCCCACCCTACCTTTTGCTTCTGGTTCTGACCTGGTTTTCCACAGAAGAGTTTGTCAATATCGGCTGGGACAGTGCCGGTGTGACCACAGGACCTATTACCGTTCCCCTCGTCCTGTCCATGGGGCTTGGCATCAGCTCCCAGGTGGGAGCTGTGGAAGGTTTTGGCATTCTGGCCTGTGCCTTCGTGTATCCCATTGTCTGCGTGCTTGCCGTTGGTCTTCTGATCCGGATGCGCAAACAGGCCATGCTCCAGAGCCCTGTGGCCTGA
- a CDS encoding response regulator produces MDEKWQNISGYQIRELLFQSARSIIYRATRESDALSVILKCLNREYPSPEEIARFRQEYEIGLKLSDHGGIRILGFERFGNSHAMVQEDFGGETLEAFLTSHSTDLEELLTLSIRIAENLGRIHGQQVIHKDINPSNILYNPETKTLRFIDYGVSTELSREHQAVLNPNVLEGTLVCMSPEQTGRMGRAVDYRSDFYALGATFYYMFIGRFPFDFEDPLELVHSHIAKMPLPPHKLRPDIPEALSAVILKLMAKMAEDRYQSVSGIVADLQNCLDQLQAKGRIDDFLPGGEDLFESFEISQKLYGRSEALGKALEMFNDPYQRTGILLVSGPAGMGKSALVREIRKHGLEKGGSFIEGKFDPLKRSVPYAPILEALRNLILTLLTEKEEVLGGWRKNILEALGNNGCVMTDVIPELVLLIGSQPPVPELSAPETRNRFCHVFQGFLRALTCEGHPLFIFLDDMQWADSASLSLLEYLMTGPGIRHLFFIAAYRDKDVDEHHPLSAVLENIRKAGVRVETLVLNPLSSASVEELLVDTLHCERGEVKPLAELCLRKTQGNPFFLNQFLETLYLEKLLVFNRENRRWVWDLFGIESLGMTDNVIDLMVARLGKLPEETQEILQLAACIGGSFDLEVLSIVREKTLPETISELWPALKAGLVMATGDIPGPFTGTVFSAEGFFHEKEGVSSRYRFLHDRVQQAAGSMIPEIYKKAVHVRVGRLLRTSLSPKGQEERLFEIVNHFNLGRDCPDAAGEGEGLSALNLAAGRRARASAAFDAALDYFQHGLFWLPESPWEKQYDLTLSLYTAAAEAFYLTGHYEDMEAMTRMVTENAPSLLDQTGIVIIRMHAFTARNQPLKTIEIALSFLKRLGVKLPSDPAAPHLLMGLLQTRYLLAGRSMEDLLALPAMEDPAKEAVLRIMTMLAPTAYLVMPRLSPLLSFRRIALLLKHGLSREAPYVFAGYGLILCGVMGEVEKGNDFGRLALQLVEKLHATEIEGRAVFVCNAFIRHWKEPLDGTLDELARASRICLDRGDFEFAALSAMVYCLHLYAAGKPLEMLVHQIQQYRAITSGIRQTIPLHVIDDYYRTALLLMGKDKEADEADFCQKVSELQPLESGETMPLFHRHLNLTVQAYFAGDLCRAVESAEIVEKNLAGARSTFALPFFFFYDSLIRLGRVPSLKGSEKRRFLRKVASNQKKIKKWAIHAPMNHLHRWHLIEAERCRIRGQILQAMGHYREAIRLARTNAFLQDEALANELYGEFFMEQGDEKPAGLYMKEAHYAYTLWGARIRTEAMERRHPGILAGLALSERRLGRISSISSSSLDAGGEALDLMSIVKISQALSGEVDYTKLLKKIMGHLIENAGAQQGALILKEGDRLMVEALVFADSEPLVFPDGLALDACDALVPSIVYYTARTGRELVLENASGEGIFAHDTQVVYKKLLSLLCLPILQQGKLTGLLYLENNGAKGVFTRDRVQILNMLCAQAAISIENARLYRKLHESEKKYRGIFEHVAVGIFQATLGGRILTINPAMAKIYGYSSMEEALEKHSDARKQYVNPEKRSDFVGLLQKYGIVRNFETEMYRKNGEIMQVSLTAGLIYDASQNPLYIQGILEDITARKEAEAFRIAKESAEAANQAKSRFLADMSHEIRTPMGAIMGMADLLWETRLDHEQKRFVDIIRNAGESLIHLINDILDLSKVEAGKLDLERISFNLKDMVETVCEVLALKVHEKKIEFLCDIHRKVPLQVFGDPNRLRQVLTNLIGNAVKFTDAGEILVEVREQSRGEKVEILFTVKDSGIGISEEAQGRLFQDFQQADAATTRKYGGTGLGLSICKKLVEAMGGNIWVESEPGRGSIFSFTSLFDTDTDLGKSADFRVDGLSVLLADDHGCSRKIIGGMLGELGAEVCSVESGDAVLEALSARSFDYIILDAHMPGMDGFRTAEKILERYGDLGNTAILLTSDHISDQIAKASKLGIPVKLVKPVKRDDLKEVFSGADLRPKEKVSVRSEGEGAFEECLRPLSILLVEDNAINQTLFAVNLKHTPHRLEMAANGLAGLEKFKEGSFDLVFMDKEMPVMDGFEAARYIRQWEREKGKDETPIIVLTAHALKAMEEELLDAGCTAYMAKPFKKTELLEILKTYG; encoded by the coding sequence ATGGATGAAAAATGGCAGAACATTTCAGGGTATCAGATCCGGGAGCTTCTGTTCCAGAGCGCCCGTTCAATCATTTACCGTGCCACAAGGGAGTCGGATGCCCTTTCCGTTATCCTTAAATGTCTGAACCGGGAGTACCCGTCCCCTGAAGAAATCGCCCGCTTCAGGCAGGAATATGAGATCGGGCTAAAGCTCTCCGATCATGGGGGCATAAGGATTCTGGGCTTTGAAAGGTTCGGGAATTCCCATGCCATGGTGCAGGAGGATTTCGGGGGAGAGACCCTGGAGGCCTTCCTTACCTCCCACAGCACGGATCTTGAAGAACTTCTAACCCTTTCCATCCGCATCGCTGAAAATCTGGGACGTATCCACGGGCAGCAGGTGATCCACAAGGACATCAATCCTTCCAATATTCTTTACAATCCGGAAACAAAAACCCTTCGATTTATTGATTACGGCGTTTCCACGGAGCTTTCCCGTGAGCATCAGGCCGTCCTGAATCCCAATGTACTGGAGGGAACCCTTGTCTGCATGTCTCCGGAGCAGACCGGACGCATGGGCCGGGCAGTGGATTACCGCAGTGATTTTTACGCCCTTGGGGCAACCTTTTACTATATGTTCATAGGCCGCTTTCCCTTTGATTTCGAAGACCCCTTAGAGCTTGTACACAGCCACATCGCAAAAATGCCCCTTCCGCCCCACAAGCTCAGGCCGGATATCCCGGAGGCCCTCTCCGCTGTGATCCTGAAGCTCATGGCTAAAATGGCGGAAGACAGGTACCAGTCCGTTTCAGGGATTGTGGCGGATCTTCAGAACTGCCTGGATCAGTTACAGGCAAAGGGGCGAATCGATGATTTTCTACCCGGTGGAGAGGATCTTTTTGAAAGCTTTGAAATTTCCCAGAAACTCTATGGGCGCAGCGAGGCTCTGGGAAAAGCTCTTGAAATGTTCAACGACCCTTACCAGAGGACGGGCATCCTGCTTGTGAGTGGTCCTGCCGGTATGGGAAAATCCGCCCTTGTCCGTGAAATCCGGAAACACGGGCTGGAGAAGGGGGGATCTTTCATTGAGGGTAAATTTGATCCCTTAAAACGCAGTGTGCCCTATGCCCCCATACTGGAAGCCCTTCGAAACCTGATTCTGACTCTTTTAACGGAAAAGGAAGAAGTGCTGGGGGGCTGGCGGAAAAATATCCTTGAAGCTTTGGGAAACAATGGCTGTGTGATGACGGATGTCATTCCTGAGCTGGTATTGCTCATCGGTTCCCAGCCCCCTGTTCCTGAGCTGTCTGCCCCTGAAACGAGAAATCGTTTTTGCCATGTGTTTCAGGGTTTTCTCCGGGCTTTGACCTGTGAAGGCCATCCCCTTTTCATTTTTCTTGATGATATGCAGTGGGCGGATTCCGCATCCTTAAGTCTTCTGGAATACCTGATGACCGGTCCAGGTATCAGGCATCTTTTTTTCATTGCTGCCTATCGGGATAAAGATGTGGATGAACACCATCCTCTGTCGGCCGTTCTGGAGAATATCAGGAAGGCGGGTGTGCGTGTTGAGACCTTGGTTCTCAATCCCCTGAGCTCTGCCTCCGTGGAAGAACTCCTTGTCGATACCCTCCATTGCGAAAGAGGGGAGGTCAAGCCCCTTGCGGAACTCTGCCTGAGAAAAACCCAGGGCAATCCCTTTTTCCTCAACCAGTTCCTTGAAACCCTTTATCTTGAAAAGCTTCTTGTCTTTAACAGGGAAAACAGGCGCTGGGTCTGGGATCTTTTTGGGATAGAAAGCCTTGGGATGACGGATAACGTCATTGACCTCATGGTGGCAAGGCTTGGGAAGCTTCCCGAAGAAACCCAGGAAATTTTACAGCTTGCCGCCTGTATCGGCGGCAGCTTTGACCTTGAAGTGCTTTCCATTGTCCGGGAAAAAACCTTGCCCGAAACCATTTCGGAGCTGTGGCCCGCCCTGAAGGCGGGGCTTGTGATGGCAACAGGGGATATTCCCGGCCCATTTACAGGAACCGTGTTTTCGGCGGAGGGGTTTTTCCATGAAAAAGAAGGTGTTTCAAGTCGTTACCGTTTTCTCCATGACCGGGTGCAGCAGGCCGCAGGTTCCATGATTCCGGAGATTTATAAAAAAGCGGTGCATGTCCGGGTGGGGCGTCTTCTGCGGACTTCCCTTTCTCCAAAGGGGCAGGAGGAGCGTCTTTTTGAGATCGTGAACCATTTCAATCTCGGGCGTGACTGTCCGGACGCTGCCGGAGAAGGGGAAGGACTCAGTGCCTTAAACCTTGCCGCCGGACGCAGGGCCAGAGCGTCTGCGGCCTTTGATGCGGCCTTGGACTATTTCCAGCATGGTCTTTTCTGGCTTCCTGAATCCCCTTGGGAAAAGCAGTATGACCTTACCCTTTCCCTTTATACGGCAGCCGCAGAGGCCTTTTACCTTACAGGCCACTATGAAGACATGGAGGCCATGACCCGGATGGTCACAGAGAATGCCCCTAGCCTTCTGGATCAGACCGGCATAGTGATTATCCGCATGCATGCCTTTACAGCAAGGAATCAGCCCCTTAAAACCATAGAAATCGCCCTTTCCTTTCTTAAACGATTAGGTGTTAAGCTTCCTTCAGATCCGGCAGCCCCCCATCTGCTCATGGGCCTTTTACAGACCCGATACCTTCTGGCGGGCAGATCCATGGAGGATCTTCTGGCCCTTCCTGCCATGGAGGACCCTGCAAAGGAGGCCGTTCTCCGGATCATGACCATGCTGGCTCCCACCGCTTATCTGGTAATGCCACGGCTTTCTCCGCTGCTTTCTTTCAGAAGGATTGCCCTTCTTCTGAAGCATGGTCTTTCCCGGGAGGCCCCCTATGTCTTTGCCGGTTACGGACTCATTCTCTGCGGAGTGATGGGCGAGGTTGAGAAGGGCAATGATTTTGGAAGGCTGGCTTTGCAGCTTGTGGAAAAGCTCCATGCAACTGAGATTGAGGGGCGGGCTGTCTTTGTCTGCAATGCTTTTATCCGGCACTGGAAAGAGCCCTTAGACGGCACTCTGGATGAGTTGGCGAGGGCCTCCCGTATCTGTCTTGACAGGGGAGATTTTGAGTTTGCGGCCCTGTCCGCCATGGTTTATTGCCTGCATCTTTATGCAGCGGGAAAGCCTCTGGAAATGCTGGTGCATCAGATACAGCAGTATCGGGCCATAACTTCGGGCATCCGCCAGACCATTCCCCTGCATGTCATTGATGACTACTACAGGACGGCCCTGTTGCTCATGGGTAAAGATAAAGAAGCGGATGAGGCGGATTTTTGTCAAAAAGTCTCGGAATTACAGCCGCTTGAAAGCGGAGAAACCATGCCGCTTTTCCACAGACATCTGAACCTTACCGTACAGGCTTATTTTGCCGGTGATCTTTGCAGGGCAGTGGAGAGTGCGGAAATAGTAGAAAAGAATCTTGCGGGTGCCCGATCTACCTTTGCCCTGCCCTTTTTCTTTTTTTATGATTCCCTGATCCGGCTGGGCAGGGTGCCTTCCCTTAAGGGCTCAGAAAAAAGGCGGTTTTTAAGGAAGGTGGCAAGCAATCAGAAAAAAATAAAGAAATGGGCAATACATGCCCCCATGAACCACCTGCACCGCTGGCATCTTATTGAGGCAGAGCGTTGCCGTATCCGAGGGCAGATCCTTCAGGCCATGGGCCATTACAGGGAGGCTATCCGGTTGGCCCGGACTAACGCTTTTCTTCAGGATGAGGCTCTGGCCAATGAGCTTTATGGGGAATTTTTCATGGAGCAGGGAGATGAGAAGCCTGCGGGTCTGTACATGAAAGAAGCCCATTATGCTTATACCCTCTGGGGAGCCAGAATCAGGACCGAGGCCATGGAGCGCCGCCATCCTGGCATTCTGGCAGGGCTTGCGTTATCGGAAAGGCGGTTGGGCCGGATCTCTTCCATCTCCTCCAGTTCCTTAGATGCCGGAGGAGAAGCTCTGGATCTCATGAGCATAGTAAAAATCTCCCAGGCCCTTTCGGGCGAGGTGGATTATACAAAGCTTCTGAAAAAAATCATGGGGCATCTTATTGAAAACGCCGGAGCCCAGCAGGGTGCCCTGATCCTGAAGGAAGGGGACAGGCTCATGGTGGAAGCCCTTGTTTTCGCCGATTCCGAACCTCTGGTTTTTCCCGATGGACTTGCGCTGGATGCCTGCGATGCCCTTGTTCCTTCCATTGTTTATTACACGGCGCGCACTGGCAGGGAGCTTGTGCTGGAAAATGCCTCGGGTGAGGGTATTTTTGCCCATGATACCCAGGTTGTTTACAAAAAGCTCTTATCCCTTCTCTGTCTGCCCATTCTCCAGCAGGGAAAGCTGACGGGGCTTCTCTACCTTGAAAACAACGGGGCTAAAGGGGTTTTTACACGGGATCGTGTACAGATTCTGAATATGCTTTGTGCTCAGGCCGCCATTTCCATCGAAAATGCAAGGCTTTACAGAAAGCTTCATGAATCGGAAAAAAAATATCGGGGGATCTTTGAGCATGTGGCCGTGGGGATTTTTCAGGCCACTCTGGGAGGCCGCATCCTGACCATCAACCCGGCCATGGCAAAAATATACGGATATAGCTCCATGGAAGAAGCTCTGGAAAAGCATAGTGATGCGAGAAAGCAGTATGTAAATCCTGAAAAACGCAGCGACTTTGTGGGGCTTCTTCAGAAATATGGCATTGTACGGAATTTTGAAACGGAAATGTACAGAAAAAACGGGGAAATCATGCAGGTGTCCCTGACAGCGGGCCTGATTTATGATGCCAGTCAAAATCCCCTTTATATACAGGGGATTCTTGAGGATATCACCGCAAGGAAGGAAGCTGAGGCCTTCAGGATTGCCAAGGAATCCGCCGAAGCGGCCAATCAGGCCAAGAGCCGTTTTCTTGCGGATATGAGCCATGAGATCAGAACACCAATGGGTGCCATTATGGGTATGGCCGATCTTCTGTGGGAAACAAGGCTGGACCATGAGCAGAAACGCTTTGTGGATATTATCCGAAACGCCGGGGAGAGCCTTATCCATCTCATCAATGATATCCTTGATCTTTCAAAGGTGGAGGCAGGAAAGCTTGATCTGGAAAGGATTTCCTTCAATCTCAAGGATATGGTTGAAACGGTATGCGAGGTGCTGGCCCTTAAGGTGCATGAAAAAAAGATCGAGTTTCTCTGTGACATCCATCGAAAAGTGCCTTTGCAGGTTTTTGGTGACCCTAACCGTCTGCGTCAGGTGTTGACCAATTTGATCGGTAATGCTGTAAAATTCACCGATGCGGGTGAGATTCTGGTGGAAGTGCGGGAGCAGAGCCGGGGGGAGAAGGTGGAAATCCTTTTCACCGTTAAGGATTCAGGAATAGGGATTTCTGAAGAAGCGCAAGGGAGACTGTTTCAGGATTTTCAGCAGGCCGATGCCGCCACCACCCGCAAATATGGAGGTACTGGCCTTGGCCTTTCCATTTGCAAAAAGCTTGTGGAAGCCATGGGGGGAAATATCTGGGTAGAAAGCGAACCCGGCAGGGGGAGCATTTTTAGCTTCACTTCTCTTTTTGATACAGACACAGATCTTGGAAAATCAGCGGATTTCCGGGTAGATGGTCTTTCTGTTCTCCTTGCTGATGACCATGGGTGCAGCAGAAAAATTATTGGGGGGATGCTTGGGGAATTGGGAGCAGAGGTTTGTAGCGTTGAAAGTGGAGACGCTGTACTGGAAGCCCTTTCTGCCAGATCCTTTGACTATATTATTCTGGATGCCCACATGCCGGGTATGGATGGGTTCAGGACGGCTGAGAAAATACTGGAGCGTTATGGAGATCTTGGCAATACCGCAATACTGCTTACTTCAGATCATATTTCTGATCAGATTGCAAAGGCCAGCAAGCTCGGTATTCCCGTAAAACTGGTAAAGCCTGTGAAGCGTGATGATTTGAAGGAAGTTTTTTCAGGGGCAGATTTAAGGCCAAAAGAGAAAGTCTCTGTCCGGTCGGAAGGTGAGGGGGCTTTTGAAGAATGCCTGCGGCCCCTTTCCATTCTGCTGGTGGAGGATAATGCGATCAATCAGACCCTTTTTGCCGTTAATCTGAAGCATACACCCCACAGGCTTGAAATGGCGGCCAACGGACTTGCCGGTCTTGAAAAATTTAAGGAAGGCTCCTTTGATCTGGTCTTCATGGACAAGGAGATGCCCGTCATGGACGGGTTTGAAGCCGCAAGATATATCCGGCAGTGGGAAAGGGAAAAGGGAAAGGATGAAACTCCCATTATCGTCCTTACTGCCCACGCTCTGAAGGCTATGGAAGAGGAGCTTCTTGATGCCGGATGCACCGCATACATGGCTAAACCCTTCAAAAAAACGGAACTTCTGGAAATCCTGAAGACATACGGCTGA
- a CDS encoding acyltransferase, producing the protein MQTPLARLKGCMVITAIVLSTLIHFIPLIAVTIVKVFIPLRISRLVCTRMIIGISTSWIQVNNFIFSLFHRTRWEIRGGENLSPEGWYLVLCNHQSWVDIFALQRNLNGKIPFLKFFLKQELIWVPVMGLVWWAQDYPFMKRYSKEYILKNPHKKGKDLEVTRKACEKFRTTPVSVMNFVEGTRITEAKHLRQKSPFQRLLRPKSAGTAFVLSAMGREMNTIVDVTIAYPHGVPSFWKFICGEVPLIRMNIRTLAIHEGLRGDYFNDRDFRESFQKELNTMWAEKDLLLERMVAPIWSETEDEIKEVA; encoded by the coding sequence ATGCAAACTCCCCTTGCCCGTCTGAAAGGCTGTATGGTTATTACGGCCATTGTTCTTTCAACCCTCATCCATTTTATTCCCCTGATTGCCGTCACCATTGTCAAAGTTTTTATTCCCCTGCGGATCAGCCGCCTTGTCTGCACCCGGATGATCATCGGCATCAGCACATCCTGGATTCAGGTTAACAACTTTATTTTTTCCCTTTTCCACAGAACCCGCTGGGAAATCCGTGGCGGAGAGAATCTTTCGCCCGAAGGCTGGTATCTGGTTCTCTGCAACCACCAGAGCTGGGTGGATATTTTTGCACTCCAGAGAAATTTAAACGGCAAAATTCCCTTTCTTAAATTCTTTTTAAAGCAGGAGCTGATCTGGGTGCCTGTCATGGGTCTTGTATGGTGGGCCCAGGATTATCCCTTCATGAAACGCTACTCCAAGGAATATATCCTGAAAAACCCCCATAAAAAGGGAAAGGATCTGGAAGTAACCCGCAAGGCCTGTGAGAAATTCCGCACAACCCCGGTCTCTGTGATGAACTTTGTGGAAGGCACCCGTATTACCGAAGCCAAGCATCTTCGCCAGAAAAGCCCCTTCCAGAGACTGCTCAGGCCCAAGTCCGCAGGAACAGCCTTTGTTCTTTCCGCCATGGGCAGAGAAATGAATACCATCGTGGATGTAACCATTGCCTATCCCCATGGCGTACCCTCTTTCTGGAAATTTATCTGCGGGGAAGTTCCCCTGATCCGAATGAATATTCGAACCCTTGCCATCCATGAAGGACTGCGGGGTGACTATTTCAATGACAGGGATTTCAGGGAGTCCTTTCAGAAGGAACTCAATACCATGTGGGCGGAAAAGGATCTTCTTCTGGAACGGATGGTGGCACCGATCTGGTCGGAAACAGAAGATGAAATAAAAGAAGTTGCCTGA
- a CDS encoding AAA family ATPase — MTKNQNIPIKIRRISIINYKGIDALEMNFPIPRMPDDPDIMIMGSQNGLGKSSIIECCALLLLALTQGKEQFKLRDRYAIVNVPDLLIKAGCHFAEISGDILIGDEPCTALIRIERDGIIRVSGTSDLKKLYGDDQTGPETETDDFIKAICGFSSNPVMANKFLLFHSYRKVQEGNPDLGMMVDRSRSPGHSSHERYEAPMSTFKLRILRSLMGQANLFELEDDEDPAETIEKLNELVRFYAHGTISKLRPSPDNTVDFRIKPVNGEGSFTFDGLSSGQKEIISTLFLVWYHTRNNPSVIFIDEPELHLNAQWHRSFVKILLQMSPQNQYIMATHSEDIMDSVSEDRRVLLLGKDEGEL, encoded by the coding sequence ATGACAAAAAACCAAAACATCCCCATAAAAATAAGACGTATAAGTATTATCAATTACAAGGGCATTGATGCACTTGAAATGAATTTTCCCATCCCCCGAATGCCCGATGATCCGGATATCATGATCATGGGCAGCCAAAACGGCCTGGGCAAGTCCTCCATTATTGAATGCTGTGCCCTGCTCCTGCTGGCACTCACCCAGGGAAAAGAGCAGTTCAAACTGCGTGACCGTTACGCCATTGTGAATGTACCCGATCTGCTCATCAAGGCTGGCTGTCATTTTGCGGAAATAAGCGGTGATATTCTTATTGGTGATGAACCCTGTACGGCTCTGATCAGAATAGAACGGGATGGAATTATCCGGGTATCTGGTACTTCCGACCTTAAGAAATTATATGGAGATGATCAGACCGGGCCTGAAACCGAAACGGATGATTTTATCAAAGCAATCTGTGGCTTTTCATCAAACCCTGTCATGGCCAATAAGTTCCTGCTTTTTCATAGCTACAGGAAGGTTCAGGAAGGCAATCCGGATCTTGGTATGATGGTTGACCGCAGCCGTTCACCGGGACATTCGTCCCACGAGCGTTATGAAGCACCAATGAGCACATTCAAGCTAAGAATTCTCCGATCTCTGATGGGGCAGGCCAATCTGTTTGAACTTGAGGATGACGAAGATCCGGCGGAAACCATAGAAAAGCTCAACGAGCTTGTTCGATTTTATGCCCATGGCACCATTAGCAAGCTTAGGCCCTCACCGGATAATACCGTTGACTTTCGCATAAAACCCGTAAACGGTGAAGGCTCCTTTACCTTTGACGGACTCAGTTCCGGTCAGAAGGAAATCATTTCCACGCTGTTTCTCGTCTGGTACCACACCCGAAACAACCCTTCTGTGATCTTCATTGATGAACCGGAGCTGCACCTCAATGCCCAGTGGCACCGGAGTTTTGTCAAAATTCTTTTGCAAATGTCTCCGCAGAACCAGTACATCATGGCAACCCACTCCGAGGATATTATGGATTCGGTGAGTGAGGATCGCCGTGTTCTCCTTCTGGGCAAGGATGAGGGGGAGTTATGA